In Anaerostipes hadrus ATCC 29173 = JCM 17467, a single genomic region encodes these proteins:
- a CDS encoding NAD(P)/FAD-dependent oxidoreductase has translation MIRINQIKLPIDHKEAALEKKIKKALHNTEYKQYKIVKRSIDARKKEELSYVYAVDVTLGKGQEEKFLKKNKNRNIMAVKEKKFEFPENQREFKYPPVVIGMGPAGLFAALMLARAGLHPIVLERGKDVTNRMKDVEHFWESGELNPESNVQFGEGGAGTFSDGKLNTLVKDKFGRNRFVLETFVEHGAPEEILYENKPHIGTDLLRNVVAGIREEIRSLGGDVRFEAKVTDFVIQDGKLTGLIINDKEEIKTEAAILAPGHSARDTFKVLSDRDLEINPKAFAIGLRVEHPREMIDHSQYGKGADQYDLPAASYKLTYHANNGRSVYSFCMCPGGFVVNASSEPERLTVNGMSNHDRAAKNSNSAIIASVTPEDFDGNDALAGVRFQQKWEEKAFSEGKGRIPVQTLKDFREGKITESFGEITPNTKGLTSFGNLRNCLPEPVSEAISEGMQYFDKKIKGFNREDTILCGIEARTSSPLRIERDQGFESNIKGIYPCGEGAGFAGGITSAAMDGIKVAQALVTV, from the coding sequence ATGATAAGAATCAACCAGATCAAGCTGCCGATCGACCACAAAGAGGCAGCACTTGAGAAGAAGATAAAAAAAGCATTACATAATACAGAATATAAACAATACAAGATCGTAAAACGGTCTATTGATGCGAGGAAAAAAGAAGAATTATCTTATGTGTATGCAGTTGATGTGACATTAGGTAAGGGTCAAGAAGAGAAATTCCTCAAAAAGAACAAAAATCGCAATATCATGGCAGTAAAAGAAAAGAAGTTTGAATTTCCAGAAAATCAGCGGGAATTTAAATATCCACCGGTTGTGATCGGAATGGGACCGGCAGGTTTGTTTGCAGCACTGATGCTTGCAAGAGCCGGATTACATCCGATCGTCTTAGAACGAGGGAAAGATGTCACAAACCGTATGAAAGATGTAGAACATTTCTGGGAGAGTGGTGAACTGAATCCTGAATCCAATGTACAATTTGGAGAAGGAGGAGCAGGAACATTTTCAGACGGAAAACTAAATACCTTAGTAAAAGACAAATTCGGAAGGAATAGATTCGTCTTAGAAACTTTTGTAGAACATGGTGCACCAGAAGAGATCTTATATGAAAATAAACCACATATCGGAACGGATCTTTTAAGAAATGTCGTTGCAGGGATCAGAGAAGAGATCAGATCTCTTGGCGGAGATGTCCGTTTTGAGGCGAAAGTGACAGATTTCGTGATCCAGGATGGAAAATTAACAGGGCTGATCATCAATGATAAAGAAGAAATTAAAACAGAAGCAGCGATCTTAGCACCGGGACACAGTGCCAGAGATACATTTAAGGTCTTATCAGATCGTGATCTGGAAATAAATCCTAAAGCTTTTGCGATCGGACTTCGTGTGGAACACCCGCGTGAGATGATCGACCATTCGCAGTATGGAAAGGGAGCAGATCAATATGATCTTCCAGCTGCATCATACAAACTAACATATCATGCAAACAATGGAAGAAGTGTTTATTCCTTCTGTATGTGTCCGGGAGGTTTCGTGGTCAACGCGTCCTCAGAGCCAGAACGATTGACGGTCAATGGAATGAGCAATCACGATCGAGCAGCAAAGAATTCTAACAGTGCGATCATCGCAAGTGTTACACCAGAGGATTTTGATGGAAATGACGCATTAGCAGGTGTAAGATTTCAGCAGAAATGGGAAGAAAAAGCTTTTAGCGAAGGAAAAGGAAGAATCCCGGTTCAGACATTAAAAGATTTCAGAGAAGGAAAGATTACAGAATCCTTTGGCGAGATCACACCGAATACCAAAGGATTGACAAGTTTTGGAAACTTAAGAAACTGTCTTCCAGAACCGGTCAGTGAAGCGATTTCGGAAGGAATGCAATATTTTGATAAAAAGATCAAAGGATTTAATCGAGAAGATACGATTTTGTGCGGAATTGAAGCGAGAACATCTTCTCCGTTAAGAATCGAGAGAGATCAAGGATTTGAGAGCAATATCAAAGGAATCTACCCATGCGGAGAGGGAGCAGGTTTTGCTGGCGGCATCACTTCTGCAGCAATGGATGGAATTAAGGTTGCACAAGCCCTCGTTACAGTGTAA
- a CDS encoding NAD(P)/FAD-dependent oxidoreductase, with product MKYDVIIVGAGASGMMAAITAASHHKKVLLLERMDKLGKKILATGNGRCNLSNAYMDENCYRGQRPSFAYPMIEEFGLEDLIQFFESLGMLVTEQNGYYYPASLQAATVVDTLTQKLKHLHVDILTEFEVTKAEKRKSTFYVYGNDKCFQSSNLILATGGCAQPNLGSNGSGYKLAKDFHHKITDTFPSLVGLEAEGKYLKDTSGVRNVSNVSVYANNELIAKEHGEVQFTKYGISGIPIFQISHFAIEALRRKKKVKIYLNLMPQMVTLEETTEVFLKSCNYKTVEEFFQGFLNKKLVYAILQRLKIDPRKPVAQISKKDLNRILDMIQHFEVEIKGYKGYDMAQVTAGGVSTKEIIQGTLESKLLEGLYVVGELLDVDGTCGGYNLQWAFTSGYIAASQIGRQ from the coding sequence ATGAAATATGATGTGATCATCGTTGGAGCAGGGGCTTCCGGTATGATGGCAGCGATCACAGCAGCTAGTCATCATAAGAAAGTCCTCTTGCTTGAACGGATGGATAAATTAGGAAAGAAAATATTAGCAACGGGAAATGGAAGATGCAACCTGTCAAATGCCTACATGGACGAGAATTGCTATAGAGGGCAGAGACCTTCCTTTGCTTATCCGATGATCGAGGAATTTGGATTAGAAGATCTCATTCAGTTCTTTGAATCTCTCGGAATGCTTGTGACAGAGCAAAATGGATATTATTATCCTGCATCTTTGCAGGCAGCAACGGTTGTTGATACATTGACACAGAAATTAAAGCATCTGCACGTAGATATTCTGACAGAATTTGAAGTCACGAAAGCAGAGAAACGCAAATCCACATTTTATGTCTATGGAAATGACAAATGTTTTCAATCAAGCAATCTGATCCTTGCAACTGGTGGATGTGCACAGCCGAACTTAGGAAGCAACGGAAGCGGATACAAGCTTGCCAAAGACTTTCATCATAAGATCACGGATACATTCCCGTCTTTGGTAGGATTAGAAGCAGAAGGAAAATATTTAAAAGACACCTCTGGAGTTCGAAATGTCAGCAATGTCAGCGTTTATGCGAATAATGAATTGATCGCCAAAGAACACGGAGAAGTCCAGTTTACAAAATATGGGATTTCAGGAATCCCGATTTTTCAGATCAGTCATTTTGCGATCGAAGCATTAAGAAGAAAGAAAAAAGTAAAAATCTATTTAAATCTCATGCCACAGATGGTAACCTTAGAAGAAACAACAGAAGTATTCTTAAAAAGCTGCAATTATAAGACAGTCGAAGAATTTTTCCAGGGATTTTTAAATAAAAAACTGGTATATGCGATCTTACAGAGATTAAAGATCGATCCGAGAAAACCAGTTGCTCAGATTTCCAAGAAAGATCTTAACAGAATCTTAGATATGATCCAACACTTTGAAGTTGAGATCAAAGGATATAAAGGATATGATATGGCACAGGTAACAGCCGGAGGCGTATCCACAAAAGAAATCATACAAGGAACATTAGAATCAAAGTTATTAGAGGGGCTTTATGTTGTCGGTGAATTACTAGATGTCGATGGGACATGCGGAGGGTACAACCTTCAGTGGGCATTTACATCCGGATACATCGCTGCAAGCCAGATAGGAAGACAATGA
- a CDS encoding putative polysaccharide biosynthesis protein, whose translation MSKSSKNSFLMQGMILAAASIVCRVIGLLYRSPLFGIIGKEGMGYYSYAYNIYNIILLIASFSIPLAVSKSISARLAKKEYINAQRIFYGALVYAVVVGGIASMIAYFGAPTFVGHQKGAALALQVISPTIFFSGILGVLRGYFQGHNTMVPTSISQIIEQILNAIFSILMAYVLILPYLPSNKITYEIARHGAAGSAIGTGVGVLTGLIFCFIIYRAYQPKVKIQMKHDRTKYIESYGNILKILLLTITPVIFSTAIYNCSATIDQTIFSNILVGKGITAKVVSEFYGLFSGQYNVLINVPVAMASALSNAIVPNVSAAYALGKKDDMNDSIQMAIRFTMMIAIPCAVGLGVLNSSINGLIFGATYAKGLGAAMLRIGAVSVIFYCLSTLTNGILQGMGKMRVPVRHSAISVVVNIVVLWLLLTYTDCKTYGLVFATMAFSLVMCLLNAHSIKKYTGFHQEITKTFIKPALSAAVMGVVCFLIQYAVQSVLPFGRVCFAVCVIIAVPVGALIYFAAIIKLKVFTEEELTKIPKGNLIVRLAKKLHLL comes from the coding sequence ATGAGTAAAAGCAGTAAAAACTCATTTTTAATGCAAGGAATGATCTTAGCCGCAGCATCCATTGTCTGCCGTGTGATCGGATTATTATACCGTAGTCCACTGTTTGGGATCATTGGCAAGGAAGGTATGGGATATTATTCTTATGCGTATAATATCTATAATATCATTCTGCTGATCGCATCCTTTAGTATTCCACTTGCAGTTTCCAAATCAATTTCTGCAAGACTTGCGAAGAAAGAATATATCAATGCTCAGAGAATCTTCTATGGAGCATTAGTTTATGCAGTTGTCGTTGGCGGTATCGCGTCCATGATCGCATATTTTGGAGCACCAACCTTTGTCGGACATCAAAAAGGTGCAGCACTTGCCCTTCAGGTCATTTCTCCAACGATCTTTTTCTCTGGAATTCTTGGAGTACTTAGAGGATATTTTCAAGGACATAATACAATGGTGCCAACATCCATTTCCCAGATCATTGAGCAGATCTTGAATGCGATCTTTAGTATTTTGATGGCATATGTACTGATCTTACCATATCTGCCATCAAACAAGATCACATATGAGATCGCAAGACATGGGGCAGCAGGTAGTGCGATCGGTACAGGAGTCGGCGTTTTAACAGGACTGATCTTCTGCTTTATCATTTATCGTGCATACCAGCCAAAGGTCAAGATTCAGATGAAACATGACCGTACAAAATATATTGAATCTTATGGGAATATCTTAAAGATCTTATTGTTGACGATCACACCAGTGATCTTTAGTACAGCGATTTATAACTGTAGTGCAACGATCGATCAGACGATCTTTAGCAATATCTTAGTAGGAAAAGGAATTACGGCGAAAGTAGTTTCAGAATTTTATGGTTTGTTCAGCGGTCAGTATAATGTGCTGATCAACGTTCCAGTTGCAATGGCATCTGCACTTTCCAATGCGATCGTGCCAAATGTTTCTGCAGCCTATGCGTTAGGCAAGAAGGACGATATGAATGACAGTATCCAGATGGCGATACGTTTTACGATGATGATCGCGATCCCATGTGCAGTTGGACTAGGTGTCTTAAATAGTTCGATCAATGGATTGATCTTCGGTGCAACCTATGCCAAGGGATTAGGAGCAGCTATGCTTCGGATCGGTGCAGTTTCCGTTATTTTCTACTGTCTGTCAACATTGACAAATGGTATCTTACAGGGAATGGGAAAGATGAGAGTGCCAGTCAGACATTCTGCGATTTCTGTTGTAGTCAATATCGTTGTATTATGGCTTTTATTGACATACACAGATTGTAAAACATATGGATTGGTATTTGCGACTATGGCATTTTCACTTGTGATGTGTCTGTTAAATGCACACTCCATCAAGAAATACACAGGTTTTCATCAGGAGATCACAAAGACATTTATCAAGCCTGCATTAAGTGCAGCAGTGATGGGTGTTGTCTGTTTTCTGATCCAGTATGCAGTTCAAAGCGTTCTTCCATTCGGGCGAGTATGCTTTGCAGTCTGCGTGATCATTGCAGTGCCAGTTGGAGCACTGATCTATTTTGCAGCGATCATTAAGTTAAAAGTATTTACAGAAGAAGAACTTACTAAGATTCCAAAAGGAAATCTGATCGTCAGATTAGCAAAGAAATTACATTTGCTGTAA
- the ybeY gene encoding rRNA maturation RNase YbeY codes for MSIIIENEYEGEINIPYEKIAHEVIEAAIDYVDCPYECEVNLMLTDNETIHAINKEQREIDRPTDVLSFPMAEYEEPADFSKIEEDPMAFDPESGEFLLGDIVISMDKVWEQAENYGHSREREYAFLIAHSMLHLFGYDHMEEEERKDMEKRQEEILTKTKYTRDERGLV; via the coding sequence ATGAGTATTATAATCGAGAATGAATACGAAGGGGAGATCAATATCCCTTATGAGAAGATCGCACATGAAGTGATCGAGGCAGCGATTGATTATGTGGACTGCCCTTATGAGTGCGAAGTGAACTTAATGCTAACTGATAATGAAACGATTCATGCGATCAACAAAGAACAAAGAGAGATCGACCGGCCAACCGATGTACTGTCATTTCCAATGGCAGAATACGAAGAACCAGCGGATTTCTCAAAGATTGAAGAAGATCCGATGGCATTTGATCCGGAGAGCGGTGAATTTCTGCTTGGAGATATTGTGATCTCCATGGACAAGGTATGGGAACAGGCCGAGAATTATGGACACAGCAGGGAGAGAGAATATGCCTTTTTGATCGCTCACAGTATGTTACATCTGTTTGGATATGACCATATGGAAGAGGAAGAACGAAAAGATATGGAAAAACGTCAGGAAGAGATTTTGACAAAGACGAAATATACAAGAGATGAAAGAGGTTTAGTATGA
- a CDS encoding PhoH family protein: MNPVEIEMNFPAEHGGNVFGQFDAYMKKIEKTLHVSLILRGDHLKCIGTQQAVNHAISVIDELLELSKRGNVITEQNVNYALSLSMEEKSPSLLELDKDVICHTIQGKAVKPKTLGQQKYVDAIKNKMITFGVGPAGTGKTYLAMAMAITAFKNDEVSRIILTRPAIEAGEKLGFLPGDLQSKVDPYLRPLYDALYEILGADAFMKNMEKGLIEVAPLAYMRGRTLDNAYIILDEAQNTTPAQMKMFLTRIGFGSKAIITGDLTQKDLPFDSISGLEESLKVLRKVKEIGVCELTNKDVVRHPLVQKIVAAYDQYEAARSAKKNKNNNNKKNRR; the protein is encoded by the coding sequence ATGAATCCAGTTGAAATAGAAATGAATTTTCCGGCAGAACATGGCGGGAATGTATTCGGGCAGTTTGATGCCTATATGAAGAAAATCGAAAAAACACTGCATGTGAGTCTGATCCTGAGAGGTGACCATTTAAAATGTATTGGAACACAGCAGGCAGTCAATCATGCGATCTCCGTGATCGATGAATTACTCGAATTATCCAAACGAGGAAATGTGATCACAGAGCAGAATGTAAACTATGCGTTATCGTTATCAATGGAAGAGAAATCTCCAAGTCTTTTGGAGCTTGATAAAGATGTTATCTGTCATACGATCCAGGGCAAAGCAGTCAAACCAAAGACTTTAGGACAGCAAAAATACGTCGATGCGATCAAGAATAAGATGATCACATTTGGAGTCGGTCCTGCAGGAACTGGTAAGACATATCTTGCAATGGCAATGGCAATCACAGCATTTAAGAATGATGAAGTCAGCCGTATCATCTTAACGAGACCAGCGATTGAGGCAGGAGAGAAGCTAGGTTTCTTACCTGGAGATCTACAGAGTAAAGTTGATCCATATTTAAGGCCATTATATGATGCATTATATGAGATCCTTGGGGCTGACGCATTTATGAAGAATATGGAGAAAGGCTTGATCGAAGTTGCTCCATTGGCTTACATGAGAGGTCGTACACTGGATAATGCATACATTATCTTAGATGAGGCACAGAATACGACACCTGCTCAGATGAAGATGTTCTTAACACGTATTGGATTTGGTTCCAAAGCGATCATCACGGGTGACTTAACACAGAAAGATCTGCCGTTTGACAGCATTTCAGGACTAGAAGAATCCTTAAAAGTATTAAGAAAAGTCAAAGAGATCGGAGTCTGTGAGCTTACCAATAAGGACGTTGTCAGACATCCATTAGTACAGAAGATCGTTGCAGCATATGACCAATATGAAGCAGCCAGATCTGCGAAAAAGAATAAGAATAACAATAACAAAAAGAACAGAAGATAG
- a CDS encoding sporulation protein YqfD: protein MLKILHFIFGRLYFQVKGYQTERFLNLCAKNHLVLWELKPVSDGYVFFIRRSAYQMLEALAEKANVDLTLQGQKGLPYFLKEHKKRKILFFSMCLCGLMIFSFSQFLWEITVSGGEIYSESEILKYVTDNYYHLGTLKYQIDCDALEDHLREDYAEIAWASCSIQGTRLHIEIKETLDRKTKQNPKKPCDIVANKSGIIIKMAVKSGTPLVSVGDSVKSGTTLISGLIYYYSDDFTVTQTDKIKADGEIVMRTKEVYNNSIPMEYYEKLITGKKKSIKNLYFGQYQFDFPEKKRQDHTNVMTKRRSLKIGKSFYLPIGITMQITERYRPKKKILTKKEAQLKLKKQLERYLMKKAKAGAKIVHCEGNYKKKNNRYEVNASIIKEESVGKIRNIKKLTKKQEEMITPTTAQQ from the coding sequence ATGCTTAAAATTCTGCACTTTATATTTGGAAGGCTGTATTTTCAAGTCAAAGGATATCAGACAGAGCGTTTTTTGAATCTCTGTGCAAAAAATCATCTTGTATTGTGGGAACTAAAACCAGTATCAGACGGCTATGTGTTTTTTATCAGACGAAGTGCTTATCAAATGTTGGAAGCATTAGCAGAGAAAGCAAATGTTGATCTTACATTACAAGGGCAAAAAGGACTGCCATATTTCTTAAAAGAACATAAAAAACGCAAAATATTATTTTTTTCCATGTGCTTATGTGGTTTGATGATTTTTTCCTTTAGCCAGTTTTTGTGGGAGATCACGGTTTCTGGCGGGGAAATATATTCAGAAAGTGAGATATTAAAATATGTCACAGATAATTACTATCATTTAGGAACATTAAAATATCAGATTGACTGTGATGCATTAGAAGACCATCTGAGGGAAGATTATGCTGAGATTGCGTGGGCATCCTGTTCGATTCAGGGAACAAGACTGCATATTGAGATAAAAGAAACCTTAGATCGCAAAACAAAGCAGAATCCAAAGAAGCCATGTGATATAGTGGCAAATAAATCAGGGATCATTATAAAAATGGCGGTCAAAAGTGGAACACCGCTTGTAAGTGTTGGGGATAGTGTCAAAAGCGGAACAACTTTAATTTCTGGACTGATCTATTACTACAGTGATGATTTTACCGTGACACAGACGGATAAGATCAAGGCAGATGGTGAAATCGTGATGCGCACCAAAGAGGTGTACAACAATTCAATTCCCATGGAATATTACGAAAAGCTGATCACAGGCAAGAAAAAGAGCATCAAAAATTTATATTTTGGACAGTATCAATTCGATTTTCCTGAAAAGAAAAGACAGGATCATACAAATGTTATGACAAAGAGAAGATCATTAAAGATAGGGAAATCTTTTTATCTGCCCATTGGGATCACGATGCAGATAACTGAAAGATACAGGCCAAAGAAGAAAATCTTGACAAAAAAAGAAGCACAGTTAAAATTAAAAAAACAGCTGGAACGATATCTTATGAAGAAAGCAAAAGCAGGAGCAAAGATCGTTCATTGTGAAGGAAATTATAAAAAAAAGAACAACCGATATGAAGTTAATGCATCGATCATCAAAGAAGAAAGTGTCGGAAAGATCCGAAATATCAAGAAATTAACAAAGAAACAAGAAGAAATGATCACACCAACAACAGCGCAGCAATAA
- a CDS encoding YabP/YqfC family sporulation protein — protein MKKKPKEVIAKGLSLPRDVVFGDFIITLTGNCEAYIENYRGIVSYDENKISIQGNHVILNICGCDLAVDFYSQESMKIKGKIKRLEYV, from the coding sequence ATGAAGAAGAAACCAAAAGAAGTGATTGCTAAAGGACTTTCTCTTCCAAGAGATGTGGTGTTTGGAGATTTCATTATAACCTTGACAGGAAACTGTGAAGCATACATAGAAAACTACAGGGGAATCGTATCATATGATGAGAATAAGATCTCGATTCAGGGAAATCATGTCATATTAAATATTTGTGGATGTGATCTGGCAGTTGATTTTTACTCACAGGAATCAATGAAGATCAAAGGAAAGATCAAAAGGCTGGAATATGTATGA
- the rpsU gene encoding 30S ribosomal protein S21, producing MSNVIVKENESLDSALRRFKRNCAKAGIQQEIRKREHYEKPSVRRKKKSEAARKRKSK from the coding sequence ATGTCAAACGTAATCGTTAAAGAAAATGAATCTTTAGATAGCGCTCTTCGCAGATTCAAGAGAAACTGTGCAAAAGCAGGAATTCAGCAGGAGATTCGTAAAAGAGAACATTACGAAAAGCCAAGCGTAAGACGTAAGAAAAAGTCTGAAGCGGCTCGTAAGAGAAAATCTAAATAA
- the alaS gene encoding alanine--tRNA ligase, whose product MRAYGVNELRKMYLEFFESKGHLALKSFSLVPKNDNSLLLINAGMAPLKPYFTGQEVPPRTRVTTCQKCIRTGDIENVGKTARHGTFFEMLGNFSFGDYFKHEAIAWSWEFLTEVIGLDPDRLYPSVYEDDDEAFEIWEKEIGIAPERIFRFGKEDNFWEHGAGPCGPCSEIYYDRGEKYGCGSPDCTVGCDCDRYMEVWNNVFTQFENDGHNHYTELENKNIDTGMGLERLAVVVQEVDSIFDVDSIKAIRDEICKVAGVTYGTDHETDVSIRVITDHIRSATFMLSDGITPSNEGRGYVLRRLIRRAARHGRLLGIDHLFLTDISKVVIRESKDGYPELEEKAEFIFNHLSQEEKQFNKTIDQGLSILADMEKAMNEKGSKELAGADAFKLYDTYGFPLDLTIEILEEKGFTVDKEGFEKEMQVQRETARAARKTTNYMGADATVYEQLDPAMTTKFVGYDELTCEGEITAMTTETEVVSTLNKGDKGTIVADQTAFYATSGGQEADKGVIISGDASFEVEDVIKLSGGKFGHVGHVVEGTFNVGDKAVFTVNEKNRALGAKNHSATHLLQKALREVLGTHVEQAGSLNNAEHLRFDFTHFSPLSDDEIARVEKIVNEKIAQDLPVVTKVMSMEEAKKTGAMALFGEKYGDEVRVVSMGDFSVELCGGTHVKNTGAITAFKILSETGVASGVRRIEAVTDQGVFNYYHKQEEELKEAAKALKATPATLLTRIESLLAEVKELKSENESLKSKLAKDALGDVMDQVEEVKGVKLLATSIEDVDMNGLRELGDNLKEKLGEGVIVLASQKDGKVFLVAMVTDEAQKAGAHAGNLIKAIAGCVGGGGGGRPNMAQAGGKNPAGIPEAVAKVKEILESQIS is encoded by the coding sequence TTGAGAGCATATGGAGTCAACGAACTCAGGAAGATGTATCTTGAGTTTTTCGAAAGTAAAGGACATTTAGCATTAAAGAGTTTTTCACTCGTGCCAAAGAACGATAACAGTTTATTACTGATCAACGCTGGTATGGCACCACTGAAACCTTATTTCACAGGACAGGAAGTACCACCAAGAACAAGAGTGACAACATGTCAGAAGTGTATCCGTACAGGAGATATTGAGAATGTTGGTAAGACAGCAAGACATGGTACATTCTTTGAGATGTTAGGAAACTTCTCTTTTGGAGATTACTTCAAACATGAAGCGATCGCATGGTCTTGGGAATTTTTAACAGAAGTGATCGGATTAGATCCTGACAGATTATATCCATCTGTATACGAAGATGATGATGAAGCATTCGAGATCTGGGAGAAAGAGATCGGAATCGCACCAGAGAGAATCTTCCGTTTTGGAAAAGAAGACAACTTCTGGGAGCATGGGGCAGGACCTTGTGGACCATGTTCAGAGATCTACTATGACCGTGGAGAGAAATATGGATGTGGAAGCCCAGACTGTACGGTAGGATGTGACTGCGACCGTTATATGGAAGTATGGAACAACGTATTTACACAGTTTGAGAATGATGGACACAACCATTATACAGAATTAGAGAATAAGAACATTGATACAGGTATGGGACTGGAACGTCTTGCAGTCGTTGTACAGGAAGTAGATTCTATCTTCGACGTAGATTCTATCAAAGCGATCCGCGATGAGATCTGTAAAGTTGCAGGAGTTACTTATGGTACAGACCACGAGACAGACGTATCGATCCGTGTGATCACAGACCATATTCGTTCTGCTACATTTATGTTATCTGATGGTATCACACCATCTAACGAAGGACGTGGATATGTACTTCGCCGTCTGATTCGCCGCGCAGCAAGACATGGAAGATTATTAGGGATCGATCATCTGTTCTTAACAGATATCAGTAAAGTCGTGATCCGTGAATCCAAGGATGGATATCCAGAATTAGAAGAGAAAGCAGAATTTATCTTCAATCATTTATCTCAGGAAGAAAAACAGTTCAACAAGACGATCGATCAGGGACTGTCTATCTTAGCAGATATGGAAAAAGCTATGAACGAGAAAGGCAGCAAAGAACTTGCTGGTGCAGATGCGTTCAAATTATATGACACATATGGATTCCCATTAGATCTGACGATCGAGATCTTAGAAGAAAAGGGATTTACTGTAGATAAAGAAGGCTTTGAAAAAGAAATGCAGGTTCAGAGAGAGACTGCCAGAGCTGCAAGAAAGACAACAAACTACATGGGTGCAGATGCAACTGTATACGAACAGTTAGATCCAGCCATGACAACAAAATTCGTTGGATATGATGAACTTACTTGTGAAGGTGAGATCACAGCTATGACAACAGAGACAGAAGTTGTTTCAACTCTGAACAAAGGAGACAAAGGAACGATCGTCGCTGACCAGACAGCATTCTATGCTACAAGCGGTGGTCAGGAAGCAGATAAAGGTGTGATCATCAGCGGAGATGCATCTTTTGAAGTAGAAGATGTCATTAAATTATCCGGTGGTAAGTTTGGACATGTTGGACATGTAGTCGAAGGAACATTCAACGTAGGAGACAAAGCAGTCTTTACAGTGAATGAGAAGAATAGAGCATTAGGTGCAAAGAACCATAGTGCAACTCATTTATTACAGAAAGCATTAAGAGAAGTGCTTGGAACTCATGTAGAGCAGGCAGGATCTTTAAATAATGCGGAACATTTAAGATTCGACTTTACACATTTCTCACCATTATCTGATGATGAGATCGCAAGAGTTGAGAAGATTGTCAACGAAAAGATCGCTCAGGATCTTCCAGTTGTGACAAAAGTTATGTCTATGGAAGAAGCTAAGAAAACAGGAGCTATGGCACTGTTTGGAGAGAAATACGGAGACGAAGTACGCGTTGTATCCATGGGAGATTTCTCTGTAGAATTATGTGGTGGTACTCATGTGAAGAATACAGGAGCGATCACAGCATTCAAGATTTTATCTGAAACTGGTGTTGCATCAGGAGTTCGAAGAATCGAAGCAGTGACAGATCAGGGAGTATTTAACTACTACCATAAGCAGGAAGAAGAATTAAAAGAAGCAGCCAAAGCATTAAAAGCTACACCAGCAACACTGCTGACAAGAATTGAATCACTTCTTGCAGAAGTAAAAGAATTAAAGAGCGAAAACGAATCCTTAAAGAGCAAACTTGCAAAAGACGCTCTGGGAGATGTTATGGATCAGGTAGAAGAAGTAAAAGGAGTGAAACTTCTTGCAACTTCTATAGAAGACGTCGATATGAATGGACTTCGTGAACTTGGAGATAACTTAAAAGAGAAATTAGGAGAAGGTGTTATTGTCCTTGCTTCCCAGAAAGACGGAAAAGTATTCTTAGTTGCCATGGTAACAGACGAGGCACAGAAAGCAGGAGCACACGCTGGAAACCTGATCAAAGCGATCGCCGGATGCGTTGGAGGCGGCGGTGGAGGACGTCCAAATATGGCCCAGGCCGGAGGAAAGAACCCAGCCGGAATCCCAGAAGCAGTAGCAAAAGTAAAAGAAATTTTAGAAAGTCAAATTTCATAG
- the hisI gene encoding phosphoribosyl-AMP cyclohydrolase has translation MSNEAKPLNSKMSFDEFKLNSDGMLTVVVQDHKTNEVLMVAYMTKEAYDKTIETGIMTYYSRSRDELWIKGETSGHYQYVKDLYIDCDRDTLLAKVKQIGAACHTGNYSCFYTDLLEKED, from the coding sequence ATGAGTAATGAGGCAAAACCATTAAATAGCAAGATGAGTTTTGATGAATTCAAATTAAACAGCGACGGAATGTTAACCGTTGTTGTACAGGATCATAAGACAAATGAAGTTTTGATGGTCGCATATATGACAAAAGAAGCATATGATAAGACGATCGAGACAGGGATTATGACTTATTACAGCCGAAGCCGTGATGAATTATGGATCAAAGGGGAGACATCCGGACATTATCAGTATGTCAAAGATTTATATATTGACTGCGACAGAGACACCTTACTTGCTAAGGTAAAACAGATCGGAGCTGCCTGCCATACAGGAAATTATTCTTGCTTCTACACAGATTTATTAGAAAAAGAAGATTAA